Proteins encoded within one genomic window of Candidatus Berkiella cookevillensis:
- a CDS encoding Tex family protein encodes MDINQTIAQELGAQLWQVEATVNLLQEGITVPFIARYRKEVTGSLTDTQLRTLEERLNYLTELEDRRKTILSSIESQGKLTPELSAAIMEADNKARLEDLYLPYKPKRRTKAQIAIEAGLEPLADALLTTPELEPKQEAEKYLNTEHSINSIEDALLGAKHILTERFSEHADLITQIREYIWAQSTLKSVVAEDKKHEALKFQDYFDFQEPIRKIPSHRALALLRGQKENFLRISLELTEDDYNYIKGLINECFSIAMRNRPSDAWLQEVVEWSIKIKIKLKIDVDLILRLREAAEEDAIQVFKDNLSNLLMASPGGHKVVLGLDPGLRTGVKVVVVDAFGKLLFHTAIYPHAPRNQWDESIQILAKLCETFKIELVSIGNGTASRETDRLVLDLMKQHPALNLTKIIISEAGASVYSASELAANEFPDLDVSYRGAVSIARRLQDPLAELVKIDPKSIGVGQYQHDVNQIKLGRVLNNVVEDCVNSVGADVNTASVPLLKSIAGLNETVAQNIVKYREANGPFKNRAEIKKVSRLGEKTYEQAIGFLRIINGTDPLDASAVHPEAYPIVEKIIKKTGLPIQSLMGNAAVVQKLAAQDFVDDGFGVPTIKDIFVELVKPGRDPRPEFTTAQFKEGVETLNDLKPNMALEGVVTNVTKFGAFVDIGVHQDGLVHISELSDQYVTDPNQVVKAGQIVKVKVLEVDLQRKRIQLTMKTKSTEGGKQASSQNTHNTFQSNGSKQKYNNQSNKSKAPQQQSALADALMSALKK; translated from the coding sequence ATGGATATCAATCAAACGATTGCTCAGGAACTTGGTGCACAACTTTGGCAAGTAGAAGCTACTGTCAATTTATTACAAGAAGGTATCACTGTACCGTTCATCGCCCGCTATCGAAAAGAAGTCACAGGTAGCTTAACCGACACCCAATTACGAACACTTGAAGAAAGACTTAATTATCTAACCGAACTGGAAGACAGACGAAAAACCATTCTCAGCAGTATCGAATCTCAAGGTAAACTCACACCTGAATTATCAGCAGCCATTATGGAAGCAGATAATAAAGCGCGATTAGAAGATTTATATTTACCCTACAAGCCTAAGCGCCGCACCAAAGCACAGATCGCAATTGAAGCCGGCTTAGAACCATTGGCAGATGCGCTACTCACAACACCAGAATTAGAACCAAAGCAAGAAGCAGAAAAATACTTAAATACAGAACACAGCATAAACAGCATAGAAGATGCACTCTTAGGTGCAAAGCATATTTTAACAGAGCGTTTCTCTGAGCATGCAGATCTGATTACCCAGATCCGTGAATACATATGGGCACAAAGTACCTTAAAGAGTGTGGTTGCTGAAGATAAAAAGCATGAAGCACTGAAGTTTCAAGATTATTTCGATTTCCAAGAGCCAATCCGAAAAATCCCTTCTCATCGTGCCTTAGCTCTATTACGTGGCCAAAAAGAAAATTTCTTGAGAATATCTTTAGAGCTTACAGAAGATGATTACAATTACATCAAAGGTTTAATTAACGAGTGCTTCTCAATCGCCATGCGAAATCGCCCAAGTGATGCTTGGTTACAAGAAGTGGTCGAGTGGTCTATTAAGATTAAAATTAAATTAAAAATTGATGTCGATTTGATCTTAAGATTAAGAGAAGCAGCAGAAGAAGACGCTATTCAAGTATTCAAGGATAATTTATCAAATCTGCTCATGGCATCCCCAGGTGGCCATAAAGTTGTATTAGGTCTTGATCCAGGTCTTCGAACAGGTGTTAAAGTCGTCGTGGTGGATGCTTTTGGAAAATTATTATTCCATACAGCTATTTATCCACATGCACCCAGAAATCAATGGGACGAGTCCATTCAAATTTTGGCAAAACTCTGTGAAACCTTTAAAATTGAATTAGTTAGCATTGGTAACGGTACCGCATCACGCGAAACCGATCGATTGGTTTTAGATTTAATGAAGCAACACCCTGCTTTAAATTTAACCAAAATTATTATTTCTGAAGCCGGTGCTTCTGTTTATTCAGCTTCAGAATTAGCTGCCAATGAATTTCCAGATTTAGATGTAAGCTATAGAGGTGCAGTTTCTATTGCTAGACGTTTACAAGATCCGCTTGCTGAACTTGTGAAAATTGATCCAAAATCTATCGGCGTAGGCCAATATCAGCATGATGTGAATCAAATCAAATTAGGACGCGTTCTAAACAATGTGGTTGAAGACTGCGTAAACTCAGTTGGTGCGGATGTGAACACCGCTTCTGTCCCCCTACTAAAAAGTATTGCAGGGCTGAATGAAACGGTAGCGCAAAATATTGTCAAATACAGAGAGGCCAATGGTCCCTTCAAAAACCGTGCTGAAATCAAAAAGGTCAGCCGTTTAGGCGAAAAAACCTATGAACAAGCGATCGGATTCTTACGCATTATCAACGGTACAGATCCACTCGATGCATCTGCGGTGCATCCAGAAGCCTATCCTATTGTTGAAAAAATTATAAAAAAGACAGGGCTGCCTATTCAAAGTTTAATGGGTAATGCCGCTGTCGTGCAGAAACTTGCAGCGCAAGACTTTGTCGACGATGGCTTTGGTGTGCCAACCATTAAAGATATTTTTGTAGAGCTTGTTAAGCCTGGTAGAGATCCAAGACCTGAATTTACCACCGCTCAATTTAAAGAAGGTGTTGAAACCTTAAACGATCTAAAGCCCAATATGGCATTAGAAGGCGTTGTTACGAATGTGACCAAATTTGGTGCTTTTGTGGATATTGGTGTTCACCAAGACGGTCTAGTGCATATTTCTGAACTGTCTGATCAATACGTTACCGATCCCAATCAAGTGGTCAAAGCAGGTCAAATTGTCAAAGTGAAAGTATTGGAAGTTGATTTGCAACGCAAACGCATTCAATTAACCATGAAAACAAAATCTACAGAAGGTGGAAAACAAGCAAGCAGCCAAAACACACATAATACGTTTCAATCAAACGGTTCGAAGCAAAAATATAATAATCAATCGAATAAATCCAAGGCACCTCAACAGCAATCAGCGCTCGCTGATGCATTGATGTCTGCATTGAAAAAATAG
- a CDS encoding protein-L-isoaspartate(D-aspartate) O-methyltransferase: MNQTKELIAELKKAGIHNPKVLEAIQNVPRNRFIHSKDSHRAFKNIALPIDCQQTISQPYIVALMTEALFRHNNPQKILEIGTGSGYQSAILAYLFPTVFSIERILPLHKSATERLKALNIRNVQTAYGDGFIGWQEHAPYDGILVTACAPEVPISLLAQLSPKGGVLVIPLASQKGAQELRLFEKQDDKITSSHLEFVSFVPLLAGTHDPNISSK; this comes from the coding sequence ATGAACCAAACTAAAGAATTGATAGCTGAATTAAAAAAAGCAGGTATACACAATCCTAAAGTGCTAGAAGCTATCCAAAATGTGCCTAGGAATCGATTTATACATTCTAAGGATAGCCACAGAGCATTCAAGAACATAGCTTTGCCGATTGATTGCCAGCAAACTATCTCACAACCTTATATTGTTGCCTTAATGACAGAAGCGCTCTTTCGGCATAATAACCCACAAAAAATATTGGAAATTGGCACAGGTTCTGGCTACCAAAGTGCTATTTTGGCCTATCTATTTCCTACAGTGTTTAGTATCGAACGCATTCTACCGCTTCATAAAAGCGCAACAGAACGATTAAAAGCACTGAATATTAGAAATGTACAGACAGCCTATGGTGATGGCTTTATAGGATGGCAAGAACATGCCCCTTATGACGGAATTTTAGTAACTGCTTGCGCACCTGAGGTACCAATCAGCTTATTGGCCCAACTCTCTCCCAAAGGCGGTGTCTTAGTCATTCCCTTAGCGTCTCAAAAAGGTGCTCAAGAGCTTCGTTTGTTTGAAAAACAAGATGACAAGATCACGTCATCTCACTTAGAATTCGTAAGTTTTGTGCCTCTCTTAGCAGGCACTCATGATCCCAACATAAGCTCTAAATAA
- a CDS encoding 2'-5' RNA ligase family protein: MNVNIFFAAVPNPDNRQLLSQKILQCEAKRSSQLKIDWSHLTDLHITLGYLSGVQDIDLRAIAQSFLFLNQTSKFLATIKDVRIFGNAIVLRMEPYQTFLGLFKKMKQQLQVTLQNKYQFKEHDRFDAHITIGRIQAPRTLTPPQKLQLCNIVAEQFANTTIVIQQVALMQRIPEHLLRNAKSAQYQALQGYNFK, translated from the coding sequence TTGAACGTAAATATATTTTTCGCGGCTGTCCCTAATCCCGACAATCGTCAGTTACTGAGCCAAAAAATTCTTCAGTGTGAAGCTAAACGCTCCTCACAATTAAAGATTGATTGGAGCCATCTAACTGATTTGCATATCACTTTAGGCTACTTATCCGGTGTTCAAGACATTGATCTCCGTGCAATTGCCCAAAGTTTTCTCTTTTTAAATCAAACCAGCAAATTTCTGGCAACAATCAAAGATGTGCGTATTTTTGGTAATGCCATTGTCTTAAGAATGGAACCTTATCAAACATTCTTGGGGCTTTTTAAAAAAATGAAGCAACAATTACAAGTCACCTTGCAAAACAAATATCAATTTAAAGAACACGATCGTTTTGATGCGCATATTACCATTGGTAGAATTCAAGCCCCTCGGACATTGACGCCCCCACAGAAATTACAATTATGTAATATTGTTGCCGAGCAATTTGCAAATACAACGATTGTCATTCAGCAAGTAGCACTCATGCAGCGAATACCTGAACATCTTCTAAGAAATGCTAAATCAGCTCAATACCAAGCATTACAAGGGTATAATTTTAAGTGA
- a CDS encoding chorismate lyase — protein sequence MIWHKDALRLAPLPPQRLMDWLTGPQILSAELSKVYTKLSLERLSEGAEVILATEQAALLKLTPVQERYYVRSVFLIGNDTPVIFARTVIPEKTYQQYAENFASLGNQFIGLRLLHNKENVVRSAFEYAAVKAQNPLYQEAVRFGAENQAPILWARRSVFWMGGLPLLITELFLSALY from the coding sequence GTGATCTGGCATAAAGACGCTTTGCGGCTTGCTCCCCTCCCTCCACAAAGGCTTATGGATTGGTTGACAGGCCCTCAAATACTCAGCGCTGAGCTTAGCAAGGTTTATACAAAGCTAAGCTTAGAGCGACTATCAGAAGGGGCAGAAGTCATTTTAGCGACAGAACAAGCAGCATTGTTAAAGCTAACCCCCGTTCAAGAGCGGTATTATGTGCGTTCTGTTTTTCTCATCGGCAATGATACACCTGTCATCTTTGCAAGAACCGTGATTCCAGAGAAAACCTATCAGCAATATGCAGAAAACTTTGCTTCTTTGGGGAATCAATTTATTGGTCTTCGTTTATTACACAATAAAGAAAATGTCGTCAGAAGTGCATTTGAATATGCCGCTGTAAAGGCACAAAATCCTCTCTATCAAGAGGCAGTTCGCTTTGGTGCAGAGAATCAAGCCCCCATACTTTGGGCTAGACGTTCAGTATTTTGGATGGGGGGATTACCTTTATTGATTACAGAGCTATTTTTAAGCGCCCTGTATTAA
- a CDS encoding DUF547 domain-containing protein, which produces MLSFSAYSKEPNWETYEQLLQKYVSVKPMEGGTIHWVNYSKMKEDPLFLEAVKLIESYPTAELSNQKEKLSFYINAYNILAMKMVVDKWPLKSIKNAGGFFTAVWHKKVGTIDNQTVSLHYLQNIILRKMNEPRIHFAVNCATISAANLRLEAYTAEKLEQQLNEQTRLFLKDSYKGVQKKNNQYHVSKIFKWFKEDFQSTGNIAAYINQYYPIDKDQTILADIDYNWQLNGE; this is translated from the coding sequence ATGCTTTCATTTTCCGCCTATAGCAAAGAACCCAATTGGGAAACTTATGAGCAACTCTTGCAAAAATATGTAAGCGTAAAACCCATGGAAGGCGGAACCATCCACTGGGTCAACTATAGTAAAATGAAAGAAGATCCTCTGTTTTTAGAAGCAGTGAAACTCATTGAAAGCTACCCCACAGCAGAACTCTCCAATCAAAAAGAAAAATTAAGCTTTTATATTAATGCCTATAATATTCTTGCAATGAAAATGGTCGTTGATAAATGGCCTTTAAAAAGCATCAAAAATGCAGGGGGATTCTTTACGGCAGTATGGCACAAAAAAGTAGGAACGATTGATAATCAAACAGTATCTTTACACTACTTGCAAAATATTATCCTGCGCAAAATGAATGAGCCGCGTATTCATTTTGCAGTCAATTGTGCAACCATTAGTGCTGCTAATCTAAGACTAGAAGCTTATACTGCAGAAAAACTAGAACAACAACTAAACGAACAAACTCGTTTATTTTTAAAAGATTCTTACAAAGGCGTGCAGAAGAAAAATAATCAATACCATGTCTCAAAGATTTTTAAATGGTTCAAAGAAGATTTTCAATCCACAGGCAATATAGCAGCTTACATCAACCAATATTATCCTATTGATAAAGACCAAACCATTCTCGCTGATATCGACTACAATTGGCAATTAAATGGTGAATAA
- a CDS encoding multidrug effflux MFS transporter, with translation MTSSNNTMFRFIALLTPMVLLMGLALDLYIPSQQIMMRALDLNFPQIQWTMTIYMYCFGLGQLIVGPITDRFGRRIPLFVSILFYIAGSVLTASVDQYLHILIGRSLEALGACGAMVIALALVRDKYEGNNAIKAFTYLRSMSTLAPIIAPSLGVFLALHYGWRADFYFLAFLGMLALMCGFGIEYPPHTIAVSKPSNFLKTYWHILKNVSFRRYAVCAAMVQTVMFSYFSISPVIYLQHLQLSETYFAILFSVNASAFLLAAFIFASLIAKLGVKKSVSIGALLYVSAGILVWIMQHYLGMCIETLLIPGMIASAGCAFALGPSCTGALKPFKEQSGKAAALLGCIEFMLGGMLGACVVYIPPTNVLPFALSLIAAGSIIFLNLALEQSKN, from the coding sequence ATGACGTCGTCAAATAACACTATGTTTCGTTTCATTGCTTTGCTAACACCTATGGTATTACTCATGGGCTTGGCATTGGATTTGTATATTCCTTCCCAGCAAATCATGATGCGTGCGCTTGATTTAAATTTTCCACAAATTCAATGGACAATGACCATCTATATGTACTGTTTCGGCTTGGGACAGTTGATAGTGGGGCCTATTACCGATCGTTTTGGGCGTCGTATTCCTTTGTTTGTAAGCATATTATTCTATATTGCTGGCTCTGTATTAACAGCAAGTGTTGATCAATATTTGCATATCTTGATTGGCAGAAGTCTGGAGGCATTGGGTGCATGCGGTGCGATGGTTATTGCATTGGCTTTGGTACGAGATAAATATGAAGGTAATAATGCAATAAAAGCATTTACCTATTTGCGTAGCATGAGTACGTTAGCGCCGATTATTGCACCCAGCTTGGGGGTGTTTTTAGCCTTGCATTATGGGTGGCGTGCAGATTTTTATTTTCTCGCTTTTTTAGGTATGCTTGCTTTAATGTGTGGTTTTGGAATTGAATATCCACCTCATACAATCGCTGTTAGCAAGCCTAGCAATTTTCTGAAAACTTATTGGCATATCCTCAAAAATGTCAGCTTTAGGCGTTATGCTGTTTGTGCGGCAATGGTACAAACTGTCATGTTCAGTTATTTTTCAATATCGCCGGTTATTTATTTGCAGCATTTGCAATTATCTGAAACCTATTTTGCAATATTGTTTAGTGTGAATGCCAGCGCTTTTTTGTTAGCTGCTTTTATTTTTGCTTCTCTTATCGCAAAATTAGGGGTTAAAAAAAGTGTTTCTATTGGTGCGTTATTATATGTCAGTGCAGGTATTTTAGTGTGGATAATGCAACACTATCTTGGTATGTGTATTGAAACATTGCTTATTCCTGGCATGATCGCAAGTGCTGGTTGCGCTTTTGCATTAGGGCCTTCGTGTACAGGTGCTTTAAAACCTTTTAAAGAACAAAGTGGTAAAGCCGCAGCACTTTTAGGGTGCATAGAGTTTATGTTGGGAGGCATGTTGGGGGCATGTGTTGTTTATATACCGCCAACAAATGTTTTGCCTTTTGCGCTTAGTTTAATTGCTGCTGGTAGTATTATTTTTCTCAATCTTGCTTTAGAACAGTCAAAAAATTAA
- the pdxH gene encoding pyridoxamine 5'-phosphate oxidase, with protein sequence MTNLNDFGNEYNYPPLDVPHLLEEPFAQFESWLLHAIQNQEIEPNAMTLATVNKQYQVSARMMLLKYFDKNGFVFFSNYLSRKAAALEETKQSALVFWWAKSARQIRIEGNVEKLDEKHSDQYFAKRSKSSQCAALASQQSEILANKEILLSRYQQLKEESKNKSLSRPPHWGGYLLKPNLFEFWQGRPHRLHDRFVYQRQEEKWIINRLSP encoded by the coding sequence ATGACAAATTTAAATGATTTTGGCAATGAATATAATTACCCGCCTCTAGATGTGCCTCATCTTTTAGAGGAGCCTTTTGCACAATTTGAATCATGGTTACTTCATGCGATTCAAAACCAAGAAATTGAACCCAACGCAATGACCCTCGCAACGGTAAACAAGCAATATCAAGTTTCTGCACGGATGATGCTTTTAAAGTATTTTGATAAAAATGGCTTTGTATTTTTTTCAAATTATTTGAGTCGTAAAGCAGCTGCGCTAGAAGAAACTAAACAATCTGCACTGGTATTTTGGTGGGCAAAATCGGCAAGACAAATTAGAATCGAAGGCAATGTTGAAAAATTAGATGAGAAACATTCAGATCAATATTTTGCCAAGCGCTCCAAATCTTCTCAATGTGCTGCGCTGGCTTCACAACAAAGCGAAATCTTAGCCAATAAAGAGATTCTTCTCTCTCGCTACCAACAGCTGAAAGAAGAATCAAAAAATAAATCACTGAGCAGACCTCCACATTGGGGTGGATACCTCTTAAAACCGAATTTATTTGAATTTTGGCAAGGCAGGCCACATCGCTTACACGATCGTTTTGTTTATCAACGCCAAGAAGAAAAATGGATTATTAACAGACTCTCACCCTAG
- a CDS encoding putative ATP-dependent zinc protease produces MKAFLILLSVLFVVSTHSMAGVEKKVYGYIEKVRVSDAGILLTAKLDTGAKSASLDATDIREVEEDGIPYLLFRVLDGNGGSVELKQKYIGNVRIKMRTEKSKSNKKRLAERLVVMMPIQVGEEKRDIRVNLTNREHFLYPLLLGREAIEAFDGIVDPKLAFTIDVGQIISAPEQRKIEAG; encoded by the coding sequence GTGAAAGCTTTCTTAATTCTATTATCTGTGTTGTTCGTGGTATCAACCCATTCAATGGCTGGTGTTGAAAAAAAGGTGTATGGCTATATTGAAAAAGTAAGGGTATCTGATGCAGGCATATTACTAACTGCAAAGCTTGATACCGGCGCAAAATCAGCCTCCTTAGATGCGACGGATATACGAGAAGTTGAAGAGGATGGGATCCCTTATTTGTTGTTTCGAGTATTGGACGGCAATGGTGGAAGCGTTGAGCTAAAGCAGAAATATATTGGTAATGTTCGAATAAAAATGCGGACAGAAAAAAGTAAAAGTAACAAGAAACGTTTAGCTGAACGGCTTGTAGTCATGATGCCCATTCAAGTTGGCGAAGAAAAGCGTGATATTCGAGTTAACTTAACAAACCGTGAACACTTTCTTTATCCCTTATTATTGGGCAGAGAAGCAATAGAAGCTTTTGATGGCATTGTAGATCCAAAATTGGCTTTCACTATAGATGTTGGGCAGATAATATCAGCGCCAGAACAAAGAAAAATAGAAGCAGGATAA